One genomic window of Arachis hypogaea cultivar Tifrunner chromosome 8, arahy.Tifrunner.gnm2.J5K5, whole genome shotgun sequence includes the following:
- the LOC112707511 gene encoding cation/H(+) antiporter 28, with product MAFGFQVSTTQCGAKLGTLIFEVGKNFMVYIGMIILCSGLHFLLKLYSQPRITSQIIVGLILGNIGFIRNLLTKFHRTFGFIIDFGMMCYMFVLGIEMDPFILFKRPSRYAQVAYGGILSTFIIGLLITPITGYFLHQPRLLEFTIYLCTLLSSSASPVLTRLITHLKIGKSDIGQLVIGAGMHSDFVCSLLLCIGYIISPIPLYCEALRNEHALENHKKIIKTQIIMGLVVLGQMMVVSLLSPLFMNWVNNENPEGKPMKGSHLVLSLAFMVLMCATSPLYGYHPILSAFVTGICLPREGRLSKWVITRVNYLLTIIFHPIFFLWMGYEADFRKSEPSNIGTWIKFFVLLIVSMTGKIVGTIISGAMLGFHWPDSVAIGLLLTMKGHPHIYLAIKGKTCDVTISTCIGMIIASFVTIVQAPYVVANIIKRARKRTRTHQMALQLLDQSNELRILLFVHGPHNIPASINFMEISRGNTDPGILIYVADMIELTDELSATLERDEGVHMATIKDKKVMDMRDQVTNSFQSYVAIDGDGVTLKRTLALSTINNMPQDICVLAEDLMISLLVLPFHRIQRQDGTLDAGNQGFRYVNRKVLRSAPCSVGILVDRGLGNIERISRSEVTINVAVIFIGGKDDREALAYASRVSQHPGVKLTVIRLLVDTNAESSRLVGYMVVNPEQEQERQVDDEYFAQFYENHVVGGHILYTEKHLANAAETFSTLRSLEGLYSLVIVGREGGVNSILTRGMNDWQQCPELGPIGDVLSGPDFSTTMSVLIIQQHRLKGELDGLDEDFSIM from the exons ATGGCTTTTGGTTTTCAAGTTTCAACCACTCAATGTGGAGCGAAGCTAGGGACTCTCATATTTGAAgttggcaaaaactttatggtaTACATTGGTATGATCATCTTATGTAGTGGTTTACATTTTCTACTAAAGCTTTATTCACAACCCCGAATTACTTCTCAGATAATT GTAGGATTAATTTTGGGAAACATAGGATTCATACGTAATTTACTTACAAAATTTCACAGGACCTTCGGATTCATAATTGATTTTGGTATGATGTGTTACATGTTTGTATTGGGGATAGAAATGGATCCTTTTATACTGTTTAAAAGACCTTCTAGATATGCTCAAGTTGCTTATGGTGGCATACTCTCAACATTTATTATAGGATTGTTGATAACTCCAATTACTGGATATTTTCTACACCAACCTAGATTATTAGAATTCACCATCTATCTATGCACACTTCTTTCAAGCTCTGCCTCTCCTGTGTTAACCCGTTTGATAACTCATCTAAAAATAGGAAAGTCAGATATTGGACAACTTGTCATTGGAGCAGGGATGCATTCGGATTTTGTGTGTTCTTTACTCCTTTGTATTGGCTACATTATTTCGCCAATTCCTTTGTACTGTGAAGCTTTGAGAAATGAGCATGCTTTAGAAAATCATAAGAAGATAATTAAGACTCAAATTATCATGGGTTTGGTAGTTTTGGGTCAGATGATGGTTGTATCCCTACTATCACCATTATTTATGAACTGGGTTAATAATGAAAACCCAGAAGGTAAACCCATGAAAGGGTCACACTTGGTGCTATCCCTTGCTTTCATGGTTCTAATGTGTGCTACCTCCCCTTTGTATGGTTATCATCCAATTTTAAGTGCTTTTGTGACAGGGATTTGCTTACCAAGAGAGGGTAGACTATCAAAATGGGTTATAACCAGAGTAAACTATTTATTAACCATCATATTCCATCCTATCTTTTTCTTGTGGATGGGATATGAAGCCGATTTTCGCAAGTCTGAGCCTTCGAATATAGGAACATGGATAAAATTCTTTGTACTACTAATTGTAAGCATGACTGGAAAAATTGTTGGAACCATAATTTCTGGAGCAATGCTTGGCTTTCATTGGCCTGATTCGGTTGCAATAGGATTGCTCCTTACTATGAAAGGCCATCCTCATATCTATCTAGCTATCAAAGGAAAAACTTGTGATGTAACTATTTCTACATGCATTGGGATGATAATTGCAAGCTTTGTGACAATTGTGCAAGCCCCATATGTTGTAGCAAATATAATCAAGAGAGCAAGAAAACGGACACGTACTCATCAGATGGCTCTTCAACTTCTTGATCAGTCAAATGAGCTAAGGATTCTCCTGTTCGTTCATGGACCACACAACATTCCTGCATCCATCAACTTCATGGAGATCTCACGTGGCAACACAGACCCTGGCATTCTAATCTATGTTGCTGACATGATTGAACTTACTGATGAACTTTCGGCCACATTAGAAAGGGATGAAGGGGTTCATATGGCAACTATTAAAGATAAGAAAGTCATGGACATGAGGGACCAAGTGACCAATTCTTTTCAAAGCTATGTAGCCATTGATGGCGATGGAGTTACACTGAAAAGAACTCTGGCACTCTCAACCATCAATAACATGCCGCAAGACATATGTGTTTTAGCAGAAGACTTGATGATTTCTCTTCTCGTACTTCCATTCCATAGGATCCAACGTCAAGATGGAACATTGGATGCTGGTAATCAAGGTTTCAGATATGTCAATAGAAAG GTACTAAGAAGTGCCCCTTGTTCTGTTGGAATTCttgttgatagaggccttggaaATATTGAACGAATATCAAGATCTGAAGTAACAATAAATGTGGCAGTTATATTCATTGGAGGAAAAGATGATAGGGAAGCACTCGCTTATGCTAGTCGTGTGTCACAACATCCAGGAGTCAAACTTACAGTAATAAGATTACTAGTAGATACTAATGCTGAGTCTTCTAGATTAGTAGGATATATGGTGGTTAATCCAGAGCAAGAGCAAGAGAGACAAGTAGATGATGAGTATTTTGCACAATTTTATGAAAATCATGTAGTTGGAGGTCACATTTTGTATACGGAGAAGCATCTAGCAAATGCTGCCGAGACCTTTTCTACTCTAAGATCATTAGAAGGATTGTATTCATTGGTGATTGTGGGAAGAGAAGGTGGAGTAAACTCTATATTGACAAGAGGGATGAACGACTGGCAACAGTGTCCAGAATTGGGACCAATAGGAGATGTTTTGTCGGGACCTGATTTCTCCACAACTATGTCTGTGTTGATCATTCAACAACATAGACTTAAAGGAGAATTAGATGGATTGGATGAGGACTTCTCTATCATGTAG